In the genome of Enterococcus hirae ATCC 9790, one region contains:
- a CDS encoding DUF1642 domain-containing protein, which produces MNIQEGIKELESHKMKSEDIRTDCFNNGLNAGIAVMKKLDEPQKPVVDSFVAEWFEDNKDALDLAIFMAIRELDDEEWPHKKDFENWLDVAENKPIETLIRMRDGYEVEKEPLYCVKIGKGYFSGFDETKVTYVIDDAPGALAQRIKYNSKEEAEMDAIQIGGTVEEVVEG; this is translated from the coding sequence ATGAACATACAAGAAGGAATCAAAGAATTAGAAAGTCATAAAATGAAAAGTGAAGACATAAGAACTGATTGTTTCAATAACGGTTTAAATGCCGGTATTGCGGTAATGAAAAAACTAGACGAACCTCAGAAGCCAGTTGTTGATTCGTTCGTGGCGGAGTGGTTTGAAGATAATAAAGATGCATTGGATTTAGCGATTTTTATGGCAATCAGAGAATTAGATGATGAAGAATGGCCACACAAGAAAGATTTTGAGAATTGGTTAGATGTTGCTGAAAACAAACCAATCGAAACCCTCATCCGCATGAGAGACGGCTACGAGGTTGAGAAAGAGCCGTTGTATTGTGTAAAAATAGGCAAAGGATATTTTTCTGGTTTCGATGAAACTAAAGTGACCTATGTTATTGACGATGCTCCTGGTGCGCTAGCTCAACGGATAAAATACAATTCTAAAGAAGAAGCTGAAATGGATGCTATTCAAATTGGCGGAACAGTGGAAGAGGTGGTAGAAGGATGA
- a CDS encoding YopX family protein, with amino-acid sequence MIPKFRAWDKRQNVMRDVAVLHFTKSGKVNSIEYWKTPSELKSYHVRNIELMQSTGLKDKNGVEIFEGDIVLADGVKKIVTFGEQEHEEDFGDLIYYIGFNVYTKMGYSSVIPVEYEVIGNIWENSELLEEQR; translated from the coding sequence ATGATACCGAAGTTTCGAGCTTGGGATAAACGACAGAATGTAATGAGAGACGTAGCAGTCTTACATTTTACTAAAAGTGGAAAGGTCAACTCTATTGAATATTGGAAAACTCCTTCTGAATTGAAATCGTATCATGTGAGAAATATTGAATTAATGCAGTCCACAGGACTGAAAGATAAGAATGGCGTAGAAATATTTGAGGGGGATATAGTACTTGCGGATGGTGTTAAAAAAATAGTGACATTTGGAGAACAAGAGCATGAAGAAGATTTTGGTGATTTGATTTACTATATCGGATTCAATGTTTATACAAAAATGGGGTATTCATCAGTTATTCCTGTGGAATACGAAGTTATCGGGAATATTTGGGAAAATAGCGAGTTATTGGAGGAACAGCGATGA
- a CDS encoding DUF1064 domain-containing protein, producing the protein MNKYRNRKTVHRGIKFDSVAEAEYYDLAVWQAEANGWKVKLQEKFELLPKFELEGKKYRKIEYIPDFTFYKNGKLVKVVDVKGMQTKDFKIKAKLFCHRYQVPLILAKKYGKTFKEERF; encoded by the coding sequence ATGAACAAATACCGCAATCGAAAAACGGTTCATCGTGGGATCAAATTCGATTCTGTAGCAGAAGCAGAGTACTATGATCTGGCAGTATGGCAAGCGGAAGCAAACGGCTGGAAAGTAAAGCTTCAGGAAAAATTTGAACTATTGCCAAAATTTGAATTGGAAGGCAAGAAGTACCGTAAAATCGAGTATATTCCTGACTTCACGTTTTATAAAAACGGTAAGCTTGTGAAAGTTGTAGATGTCAAAGGAATGCAGACAAAAGATTTTAAAATCAAAGCGAAACTGTTCTGCCATCGTTATCAAGTGCCGTTGATATTAGCTAAAAAATATGGCAAGACGTTCAAGGAAGAGCGTTTTTAA
- a CDS encoding ATP-binding protein, with protein METVGEIMEKLIQKVLVQRGECPECGQPLYGWRTKNPDGSERCKPTCMQCGYKALRVQEDLQAEQMYNESLKARAINFFKGGSVVPNKAMFDCTLQNYQIVDQETRQAVEVTKRFVNSVLLGNPSHLVLTGKQGAGKSHLAMAAAWEVLKRSNYDKKILFIGLQEMLDQIKFSYNNPELRKTIEGSLIADIKTADLVVIDDIGSELGKDASESRAFGINTLNSFLDARQNLATIITTNLLGKELKEAYGTRTTSRMFVNSDGFTMVFSQTADKRLKPVKGATA; from the coding sequence ATGGAAACCGTTGGAGAAATCATGGAAAAGCTGATACAGAAAGTGCTTGTCCAACGTGGCGAATGTCCTGAATGCGGACAGCCCTTGTATGGCTGGCGTACGAAGAATCCTGATGGCTCAGAGCGCTGTAAACCAACCTGTATGCAATGTGGGTATAAAGCATTGCGAGTTCAGGAAGACTTACAAGCAGAGCAAATGTACAACGAAAGCCTGAAAGCAAGAGCTATCAATTTTTTCAAAGGTGGTTCTGTCGTGCCTAATAAAGCGATGTTTGATTGTACATTGCAGAATTATCAAATCGTTGATCAAGAAACAAGACAAGCGGTTGAAGTAACCAAACGCTTTGTTAATTCAGTCTTGTTAGGAAATCCAAGTCACCTTGTTTTAACTGGCAAACAGGGAGCAGGTAAAAGTCACCTAGCGATGGCAGCGGCTTGGGAAGTTTTGAAGCGCTCAAACTACGACAAGAAAATCTTGTTTATCGGATTACAGGAAATGCTGGATCAAATCAAGTTTTCGTACAACAATCCTGAACTCAGAAAAACGATTGAAGGCTCGTTGATTGCAGATATCAAAACAGCGGATTTAGTTGTCATTGATGATATCGGATCAGAATTAGGAAAAGATGCATCGGAAAGTCGAGCGTTTGGCATAAACACGCTAAATTCATTTTTGGATGCACGACAAAACTTAGCAACGATTATCACAACGAACTTGCTTGGCAAAGAACTGAAAGAAGCCTACGGTACGAGGACGACATCAAGAATGTTTGTCAATTCTGATGGATTTACGATGGTATTTTCTCAAACAGCAGATAAACGATTAAAACCAGTAAAAGGAGCGACAGCATGA
- a CDS encoding DnaD domain-containing protein: MDYIRQILAFDDYLMYNQGLSSGQIALWRALMSINNKARWSEWFTASNQTLEILSGLSRQGINKNRNILKQLGLIDFRSNGRKATSYHICKLYTSNSLQESVQHSSEIVAQKYTTQLRNSSTLNKHKQNKNENNTVNASGSSIDFHSETSATGYWLNQVNPAESPMVLESIRFWVNDFQGQDEIVIMAIEEMLKNGAKNYNYLDKVLKSWENKQLDTVEKVKKYLQGHYSKSPRNANKTLEYEKFSTDELPI, translated from the coding sequence ATGGACTATATTCGACAAATTTTAGCGTTTGACGATTATTTAATGTACAATCAGGGACTTTCATCTGGTCAAATTGCTTTATGGCGCGCATTGATGAGCATAAACAATAAAGCAAGATGGAGTGAGTGGTTTACGGCAAGTAATCAAACGCTTGAAATTTTGTCCGGTCTTTCACGCCAAGGAATAAATAAAAATCGAAATATCCTTAAACAATTAGGGTTGATTGATTTCCGAAGTAATGGAAGAAAAGCAACCTCTTATCATATATGTAAACTTTATACGTCAAATAGTTTACAAGAGAGTGTACAACATAGTAGCGAAATAGTAGCACAAAAGTATACAACACAGTTGCGCAACAGTAGCACATTAAATAAACATAAACAAAACAAAAACGAAAACAACACTGTAAATGCTTCTGGATCTAGTATAGATTTTCATTCAGAAACTAGCGCAACAGGTTATTGGTTAAATCAAGTGAATCCAGCAGAATCACCAATGGTCTTAGAATCTATTCGTTTTTGGGTAAATGATTTTCAAGGACAAGATGAAATTGTCATCATGGCGATTGAAGAAATGCTGAAAAATGGTGCTAAAAATTATAACTATCTCGATAAAGTGCTGAAAAGTTGGGAAAACAAGCAACTAGACACCGTTGAGAAAGTGAAAAAGTATTTGCAAGGTCATTATTCAAAATCGCCTAGAAATGCAAATAAAACGCTTGAATACGAGAAATTTAGCACAGATGAGTTGCCTATTTGA
- a CDS encoding helix-turn-helix transcriptional regulator yields MKNKKMLELRIKKGLSQSEVAKQAGISTRQYQRVEAGEHLPNVAPAIKIAKILGTTVEKLFPI; encoded by the coding sequence GTGAAAAATAAAAAAATGTTAGAACTACGTATAAAAAAAGGCTTGTCGCAATCGGAAGTTGCAAAACAAGCCGGCATATCAACTCGTCAATATCAGAGAGTTGAAGCTGGGGAACATCTACCAAATGTTGCTCCAGCAATAAAGATTGCCAAAATACTTGGCACTACAGTGGAAAAACTATTTCCAATATAA
- a CDS encoding helix-turn-helix domain-containing protein has protein sequence MTTFSENLKKLRSESDISQLVLAKEIGTTTRQIQRYESGENEPKLSQAVLLADYFDVSLDYLVGRTDEK, from the coding sequence ATGACGACATTTAGTGAGAATTTGAAAAAGCTTCGTTCAGAATCTGACATATCTCAACTTGTATTAGCAAAAGAAATAGGCACAACTACTAGGCAAATCCAACGATATGAAAGTGGCGAAAACGAACCTAAATTATCACAAGCTGTTTTACTCGCCGACTACTTCGATGTATCGCTTGATTATTTGGTCGGTAGAACAGATGAGAAATGA